The following nucleotide sequence is from Pararge aegeria chromosome 13, ilParAegt1.1, whole genome shotgun sequence.
aatagctcttaaattgggttaatatgtaatccacaGCAGTGGATAATATTGTAAGTAGCagtagggcgatacgatgtagaCACAGGTAACACTTACTTACtgacagataatattaattgtaggtacctaaagtacctaatcaaaaattaaaattaactgtcATAGCTTAGCATTAATTATCATTaacttaatgcaaaaaaaaaaactctagtgCTACTACAAAGTAACAATTTGTACGGAAGGCAGACCCTGGATTGTCTAGTGCCGACTTTGCTGAACAGCTTGCCTTATAAACTAAAGCAGGAAATAAACTCTAAAAACATAAAGGagaaacttaaaacatttttctttcaaactaataaatgtaataataaatagctggaacatcctgtgtaaagtttactcaaacgataaagtgcgatatgtggaactggttgaaacgcgatcattattttttgtattttttttttggaactacccgtcatatatcatattttgtatgtagctttaaaatactgtacctacttgtaattccgagcgcttaatgatgaataccggtgtacggataaatccgtctgggtttttgttacgccgtaacagatattgttatgttaacataaaaaatgttcataaattttcataatttcattttactaaaaaagatacaaatcaaaaaaacaacaaaggaatagaaaaattaattgataGATTCATATAAAAGAAAGGAAAGAAAGAGAACACACATTGAACTTGGAAGACTAAATGACTaatcagagaaaataatattaataaatattattttgtactcaCTAATAGCGTGACACTGCCCGTGTAGCGTCGGAAGCAGATTTTGCACATGTACGGCCGCGTGCCGGCGTGCATGTGCTGATGTGCCTTAAGACTGGCGCTCGACACAAAGCTAGCTGAGCACTGCGTACAATCGTATCTGCAATCCCACATAcgtttttttaaagtgataacTTGTTAAAAACGGTAAAAGGTGAgggaataacttttttttttaaagtctattaaagattttaaacttcgtcgttaatcaacatttcttaaatatagttcaacgggtacataccacgataaaatttttggatttgtcgatatttcgacccagttattataatatttttatttataaattataattatatttttgataccAAGCTTTTAATAGTTGACAAACGCTACCGGATCGAAATTATCGGTTGATATCTTGtgaatgtctcttaaaaagttcaaagtttgtattaaacataagcttatagagaaGATCGTGACCACGATCTATGCAACTGGGCGGATGAGTCCCGTCGTggccacgatccatgcaactgagtcgaaatatcgacaaatgcaaaaatattatcgttgaactatatttaagaaatgtttaagtctatattatatagatattagtGATAACTTCTTTAGGAGCGTTCGTCGAGCTATTGGTAGGGGAATAACTTCTTTTGGCGGGTTAGGGTCACAATAACCCGACACTCTGAAGTTAGGTATatggtttgacagtgtacacttgaAAAAGTccgcgggctcattccggtgatttaattgattcatttGTACAAAAATCCCAAAATTAAGTGTCGAGTGATACTCGGTTCGATaatccgataatgagtctattagtatcccaaatgtaattgtttatattaggtcaatttctttaattatgtagtaatACTTTTCGTTGTTAGTGCAAACGGGCATTAGACACTtgtattacaacaaaaaaaaagtgactGACTGACGGACTGACTGAATGATTGACTGAAcggctctctccatcgcccgctcttaagtttttttctaATACCCCTTTCCACTAAACCTTGGCATCGGATAGATCGGATGTCTATAGAACAATAACCGTTTCGCTAACTCTTAagtcttaggtgataactattggtgaacggttgatgtttTCCTAGGGAtcttcttagattaggcgttacttatttcgTCGTAAGtaaaaacggacataaatgattttaagtttatactcaCTTCTTGGGCGGCTTTTGCTTCTTCGAGCCCTTGGACAGAAATGGTCTTGAGCGGCCCCGGCCTCCGAGATATTTCGCGCGAGCCTTTAGAACTATCTGCGCATCCGGTGAGTTGCACCTCTTCTCGTGTTTGTAAAGGTTTGTTTTACTggaaattataacaatatttttgatgccaattttttaattgttgacAAACGCTACCGGATcgaaattaccggttgatatcttgtgaatgtctcttaaaaagttaatagttGGTTTTAACGTAAGCTTATCgagaagtcctattatattAAAAGCGAGGGTGTTAATgattactctaaccaggttgcttcttaaattgtTTCAAATGCCTATGTGAGTTGGTgatgacaaaaagaacacccgagTAAGTTTGTTATAGGCTTCTTAGCCCAGGACGCgtttttgaaccctcgtagctttagttttgagtttacgaatatggATATCGTCTATCTCATACCATGTACAcagtttttatgtaatttacgcatcaaaagtaccatctatgtgcctatttgaatgggATAGGAAAGGTTTAGGCCTGTCCATGGCGCTGgatatactcctagcatagctgtCTTATATCCTGCTGAGGATATTGATATGGCTTAAATTGTTGTTAGACCatggcgtgtttggaacccctGATAGCTGAAGTTCTAAGTTTACGAAAATTTGGTTATGACCATCTTTTCACCACCATGTACTTgtacatttttcatgtaatgtacgaatCATATGGGCCTACtcgaatgaagatatttttgactttgacttaatagatagatagataaattctttattgcacacaattaagggataaagataatataaattgaaaacaaaaatataagaagACTAAAAATGCGCAGAGGCGGCGTTATCGCTTtgagcgatctcctccagacaacccttaatgaaagaagaaaatgattatggaaacgggatagtgcaattttaaaaatatgttataaaataaactacatctactatatttaacaataatacataatattaataggttAAGCAACAGTTGATGACAAGGTGTTTCCGTTATTAGATCTAGTCTGTTCAATTTCATAGCGTCGGTACACCGGtaggagaatttggcattttacataaattttttatGCGAGTActtatttgttgatattttggtttttattttattcttatgatattataaaaaatacgaatataaataataaagactcGTTAAAGGAATGTTTATAGTAGATAaacgataataaaatatacactattTTTCATCTCGCGTAGTGTTGGGTTCATTGTGTCTTGTAACTATTTATAACAAAGGATCCAACATCATAACGTTCCGAAACCATTCTAAAATATCTAGCATTTGTTCGACGTAGGTACTACATCAAGTACGAAAAAACTTTTTCTACCGAAGTCAACAAACAGGACCTCTCACTACGGCATGGCacttcgataaaaaaaaaacaaattctccTGCAGGTGTACGCCGCAGGCGGCGTCCTCTGGTAGCGCAGCGGCGCCTTTGACAAAATGCGGCAAGGGCCAAGACGGTATGGCACAAAGGCGACTAAGCGAATGGAATTTACTCACCTACGGAAGTTTACACCGCAAGCTAGACAGTATAGGTATCTCTCGCCATGTTTCTCGTGGTAGTGCCGTTCCGCTGCTGGTATCGACACAGACTGGTGGTCACATGTTGTGCACCTGcatacatacaacgtgtaaatgaaaaccgataatccttcgcaggctttagaggtacattatgtaccgtctcagagacttatctgtgaaaccgaaatcctaatagtttttgaatattggataaaagcaggcgttacttggcggaaatccataatatattatgaaaaataagcttaattagctatactccgcgaacagcaggagaatctgtatggtgtaatttataatttcttcaattcgtGTACTCCACACAGCCTCTGTTGATTCTTTTTAAGTATGCTATCAACCAAATCTGAAttgtattttagtaaaatatcatTTATCACATGGCACATGCAAATGGTTACAAGTTAcaacacacatcaccatctagccccatagtaagcgtagctggttatgggtactaagatgactgatgaatattttaataatatacataaatacttatattaacccagacactgaaaaacagtaatCACAACATTTTCCcacaagttgtgggaatcgaacccacagcctcggactcagaaagcagggttgctgcccactgcgccaatcaacaGTCATGAAACTGAAATGACACTGAAAGGTAATCTGATATAATCAACATTCAGTTTTACATATGTTAACAACAAAAATTCCTAGgtattgtaaaaattatttgaCTCACTGTAACATAATGCCATCCATCATATAAAAGTCAGTGGGTAGAGGTGGTGGTTTGGTCTCCTGCATGATCGCCACTAAACTCTTTATAAGCAACTTTTTATCGTTTCTTAACTCTGGATAAACTGActgtatactttttatataagagtgtctaaaacaaaaatcagctatttatttcagttatttttcaatgattttacctcattggtctagtggttagcatattaAGATGTGAATTCATGTACTTAGATTTAAATCCTATTTTTAACCAACAATGGATGCAAAAACAATGGAGTGTTACAAATTTGACAAACAATGGAGTTTGAGATGTCTTTTTATGTTGCATTGAATTTCATGAATGGATGAACCAATTATgactttggttttttttgttaggaAGGTGAATTATGTTAGGAGATTGGGAATGATAAAATCATTCCAACTCATCATTTTGTTTTTCGAGTTGTCAAAAATGGGCTTTTATTTTGACAACTCGAAAAAAAGGCCATTCAAATGAAGAGCCAGGCCATTCAAAGAGCTTGACTAACTAGTATATTCATATTGAATCAAGTcaatttgaaatatattatatatgtattacataataaattaatccaACCAAGTACAAAATGAAGGATAAATAAGCAAAATGAATGATAAATCTTTTGAAAGATCCTCTACTATCTTTTTCAACTATTAAATTCAATCTTGAACATTTTGGATAATATTGATTAGATTTTTGAGAACTTCAGGCAATAGATTCTTTGTCTTAGAAAAGATTGATTGATGGCCATCTTTGaccaatttttatcaaaaataattgaGAACACTTccaactaattcacctttcaccAACCAAAATTCCCACAGACCCATTTTTGACCAAACTCAAAACTCCTTCAAGAAAGAAATCCAAACCTCCGAATATGCTATCCAATAAATATGTTAAACATTACCTTTTATCCTGTTTGACCATATGTGGCCTTTTTTTTGGGAattttttatccaaataaataacagGTACCTCATCTTCAGGTGAAAAATCCTGATCACTATCTTTATTGGTAGATAACTCATCCTTTATACTAACATTTTCCTCTACCTCTTGTTCTTCCTGAGTAGAACCTTCATCGTTATCCAAGTACACATGTTCAATGTCCTGAAGAACagaagattttttaattatattctgtGTAGCCCAGTTCAGCAAGAGAGCAGTTCTTTgcttttgtcaaaataaaaaattaacaaataaccacttttgaaacatcaactCTGCCCGTTTGATTTGGCTCTACGACTGGTTTAGAAGACTTATTCTACCAGGAATCTTACAAGAAACGCAGTAGTTGTTTTTTACAACAGAATTAGATTACACCAGCACAGCTAGCAGTGTCAGGAGACATCTCCCCCTGGGAAgaacaaaattttatcttcttgcacagttttatccactctctgCGGATTGATGCACTGATGGACATaacatctaaataatatatgtgtaattataaacacaaacaggggtaaacttctccttctcattgttgtggtgctttagcaggtggacaagtaGTATTTTTGTCCCTAGCTTATGGCTAGCTGTGCAGTGCACAAAAGGTTTCTACTCGCTAAAAGCAAGGTCATCATCCAATCCAAACCTAGTTCATAACTGGTACTCTTTTTAAATTTAGGCAACTACATTACATATCAGTAGattttgaaaacaaacaaacgaaaagCAAAATAACATACCTGAAATTTGTCGTCCTTGGTAAGAACTTCTATGCTTTTTCTAGACGGGACTGTTGATTTATCGATAGCATCACCGACTATAACTAAGAAGGTATCATCGTCACTATCCATGTTTGTGTTCCTtgtgattatatttttattcaatttttttcttaaattttagtttaaaattgagGATTGGCTCGCATAAGTGCATACGTGAATACTTCGGTACCTAATTAacagataaatattattgtatgtaattcaaaattctatagagtacgataataaaaatatgttaatatgaAATGGTTTAAATCCCGTATTGGAAATATTCCTCACTGAAAtcaaaaattacgaaaattgcggcaaaagtataaaaaaattacactgaGCAAAGGAATTCGACTGTTCTACTTTGGTAAATAGTATTTCAAAGTActtggtatttattatttaagtggtATTTATAAACTGGTATGTGGTATTCActaggtattttgttttttaactgtggttatttaataaaattcctaATAAAATCCAcagatgatatttatttaaaaaaaatattgggaaATATCTGTTATCTCTATTATCGGACATATCGAACTACACTATGAtgtttagtaaatatttatatttttttctaattatttataacgagattattactaattattattactaaaccCTTCTTTGAgctcttaaaaattattatgttatgcACATGACTTAACAAGGACTGACATCGATTGACAGACTGACATATCATTAATCTGTGAATGACAGTTTTATGGTGCAAATTCTGTACTATTGTACAGAATTTGCATGAGAAAGTGTAAAACTGTAAATATTTACGAAAACTAAAACTTCTGTATTTACTAGTGATTAATGAGTACCTACTACCGAATGagattattagtaggtatttattaattgaCTGAGTTGCTATGTAGAGAAACAGTGAGCTTACACgttaaacatatttaatcaatttagAGTAATTTCTTTAGTTTTCGCTCTGTTCTGAACCTCGGAATCAATAATGGGAACTACTAAGGAGAGTAATTATGTGTACTCTAAAATATTTCCCACATTGAAAGTAGCTGCAATGGAAGAAACTTTAACTCAAGCTGTAATAAACTTTAAAGGTGAGACTGTGGCTTTTCAATTTGGCgctcaattatttttattatttacaatataatttcaGATATTGTATTGGAATTAGAGCAGCTACATTTAgagaataaaaattacaaaaaaatgttagaTGATCACAAGAAAAAATTGGAAAAGTATGTATAAcaattagaatttattttttcattctgTAAGTAAAGTTTTGATGCTTAAGttatgattattaaaaatttcagtcCAACATGTAGCAGCTGTGATGATTTTAAGAAGATTATTGAAATAAAGGAACAAATTTTATACTCTGTAGGTAAGTACCTAAAGAGTTTTCAATGCAAATGCAGCGCAGTTGAGGCCTTTTAGGCCATTGGCATTTTATGTAAAGTAGGGGCATTAGTAGCCTGCTAGTGTGAGCAGGCCAGTACTTAATGTAGTTTTTACTTtaactatagtttttttttttaactctagtATGAAGCTTACAATagacattaaatactttttaaaccataatactttttttaatttttttttccagctTCAACATTAAACCAATTGACtcaaacaaaaaactttaacttgatagaagtaatattaaaaaaaatatatggacaTACCAACATACTAACTCCACCAAAAAGTGTATCACCAGAAAAAGAGAATGAACTACCAGaagaaagtacaaaaataaatatgtctgAAACTTCATTTATAAGTCCAAAAAAAGAAGTTAGATGTTTGGAATCTAAAAATGAATCTGTGTCAGAAATTGAAGGTACACCGACCGGTCGTAAAAGTCCAATATTCCAgagtaaaaaaacaaagactTCTATAAGTAGTAAGAATTCTTTAAGTTTGAAAGATAAAAAGAAATGTCCTGAAACTTGGTAAGACTAAATGCTAATTTTATacccatactaatattaaaagctgaaagttgtttgtttctttcttGCCCCAACAAGCAACCAATTACtttcatttttggcatagagttagttgtaagGGTAAGTAAGATGGCTACTTTTTTTGGTTTGCACAGGATTTGcaataaactgtaataaacaaaCCCTCCATTGGACGAGGCTTTTAGACCAGCAATgaactgttataagctattggaaaaataaaaaaaaacacatcagGCATAGTCAAatgaaagtcaaatatttatttattccaaaagTGAAATTATGGCGATTACTACATTTCTAAACTTAAAACTCCGAGGGTTTCAAAAGCGCACTTGTCTGTGTAGAAGATTATAAGATAGGATACCTTATATCccaagaaaaaaaatcagaacTTCCATGGTTAGTATTACCATGACCATCCCTGTGGAAATTACCATCTGTTACTTTATTTACATGGGTAAGTGTAGAATGGTCTTGATATAGTAAAAACCAGTTGTCTGGCAATAAAAGGTGTTCCTCAATAAGTAGAATATAACACAACTTGCTTCTCCACACAGGCCAACACCAGAAAAGAAGACGATAAAACTATCATACCCTAGTCCAACACAAAGCAGGTCTGGAGGTAGAATGAGGCAGGGCAGATTGAGCTTCATCAAAATGAAGAGCTGTAGTGTGGTCGACCTCACGTGCTCACCAGAGAACAGTGGCGGAATTGATTGTAACGAAAACAATAATAAGGTATACTGTATATATACTGTGATGTAAAGACAAGACAAGACTCGGAGATAAAACTTTCAGTTATTGGATAAAAGCTCTGTGGAATTCcttattaatactataaatgcgaaagtgtgtttgtttgtctgtccttcctttacgccctaactaatcaACCAATCCACTTTAGTTTTGTCCTAGAGCTAGTTGAaatgacggagagtaacattagCTCTTTTTGTTATAGGAAAACAAACTGCTGGAGCCGTTAGTTTATCTATGATCTTAATGTTCAATGTATGCCTTTCAAGTATTATTATGCCCTTATTAAATTCCGacgttcatcatatcaaccggcTCCTAATTAATAGTTTGATGTTTAAGATAAATGCTATATCGAGTGTAAGCCACGCGGTTTTGCAGCTGTATCAATTATTCACAGAAATTTCGTCCAGCGGAGAAAATATTGGAATAGTTACTTAAATTGATCAGCTGCTTCCAAATTTTGTGCACAAATTCATGTTTTAGGTTTTATAGTAAACTTCAAGTATTTTTGATATTTCTACAGTTACAacctgtaaatgaaaaccaaattaatacttcgcaggctttagaggtacatttaTGTACTGTCTCGGTGActcaatagtttttgagtaaaccactgccatcctttttactgaaagaaatcagtgacatcacatgcaaaatttaaataaagtgacTACTGTTTCTT
It contains:
- the LOC120628545 gene encoding zinc finger protein OZF-like; protein product: MDSDDDTFLVIVGDAIDKSTVPSRKSIEVLTKDDKFQDIEHVYLDNDEGSTQEEQEVEENVSIKDELSTNKDSDQDFSPEDEVPVIYLDKKFPKKRPHMVKQDKRHSYIKSIQSVYPELRNDKKLLIKSLVAIMQETKPPPLPTDFYMMDGIMLQCTTCDHQSVSIPAAERHYHEKHGERYLYCLACGVNFRSKTNLYKHEKRCNSPDAQIVLKARAKYLGGRGRSRPFLSKGSKKQKPPKKYDCTQCSASFVSSASLKAHQHMHAGTRPYMCKICFRRYTGSVTLLRHMKTHNARYECDHCQRSFNIKAAIVAHMNTHNPLKRFACNECDRRFSQLMNLRLHINRDHRGLPPPFACRLCPKRYPRMSILKAHMMKVHGLQLMTRKMFYKALPTMPNEQVRLAKLVMKSELLEDPAYYFIKNSDII